One region of Quercus lobata isolate SW786 chromosome 2, ValleyOak3.0 Primary Assembly, whole genome shotgun sequence genomic DNA includes:
- the LOC115975428 gene encoding protein DETOXIFICATION 54 has translation MAEKDPDFSSCKTPSASQVVEELKELWSMALPTTTSNFMAFFRTAVSVLFLGRLGRLELAGGALSIGFTNITGYSVLVGLTSGLEPVCSQAFGSKNWDLLSLSLQRMILILLLAIIPISFLWVNLGSIMLFMGQDKEITKMAATYCIYSLPDLLTNTLLQPLRVFLRSQRVTKPMMYCSLLAVTFHVPLNIVLVRVMNLGVPGVAMASVLTNLNMVVLMGGYVWWKGGEMKWKVGNNINSVVDLKGMWCGLGPLLKLAVPSCLGICLEWWWYEIVTVMAGYLPNPTLAVAATGILIQTTSMMYTVPMALAGCVSARVGNELGAGRPYKAKLAAMVALGSAGVIGIINVTWTVILRERWAGLFTNDVQVKALVASVMPIMGLCELGNCPQTTGCGIIRGTARPAVGAHINFWSFYFVGTPVAVGLAFWLKFGFSGLWCGLLSAQVACVFSVLYVVLVRTNWEAEALKARNLTGLEMCPSNGEECDNDEESNRLLVNGNIYNVC, from the exons atggcagagAAAGACCCCGATTTCTCTTCCTGCAAAACCCCCTCTGCTTCACAG GTAGTAGAAGAGCTGAAAGAGCTATGGTCTATGGCTTTGCCCACCACAACCTCAAACTTCATGGCTTTTTTTCGAACAGCAGTGTCAGTCTTGTTCTTAGGCCGCTTGGGCCGTCTAGAGCTAGCAGGAGGAGCTCTCTCCATCGGCTTCACCAACATCACAGGCTACTCAGTTCTAGTGGGTCTCACTTCAGGACTTGAACCAGTGTGTAGCCAAGCCTTTGGTAGCAAAAACTGGGACCTACTGTCTCTCTCCCTCCAGCGCATGATCCTCATACTTTTGTTGGCCATAATACCCATCAGCTTTTTGTGGGTCAATCTAGGAAGCATCATGTTGTTCATGGGCCAAGACAAAGAAATCACTAAAATGGCTGCAACATACTGTATCTACTCTCTCCCAGACTTGTTGACAAACACACTGTTGCAGCCACTAAGAGTTTTCTTAAGATCACAGCGTGTGACTAAGCCCATGATGTACTGCTCCTTATTGGCTGTGACTTTTCATGTACCATTGAATATAGTGTTGGTTAGGGTGATGAATCTTGGGGTGCCAGGTGTGGCTATGGCTTCTGTGCTGACAAACTTGAATATGGTGGTTTTGATGGGAGGGTATGTTTGGTGGAAAGGAGGGGAGATGAAGTGGAAAGTGGGGAATAATATTAATAGCGTGGTTGATTTGAAAGGAATGTGGTGTGGATTGGGACCTTTGTTGAAACTAGCAGTACCAAGCTGTTTAGGGATATGCTTGGAGTGGTGGTGGTATGAGATTGTGACTGTGATGGCTGGGTACTTGCCAAATCCAACTCTGGCTGTAGCTGCTACTGGGATTCTTATTCAGACCACTAGCATGATGTACACTGTCCCCATGGCCCTTGCTGGCTGTGTCTCTGCCAGA GTAGGGAATGAACTTGGAGCTGGTAGGCCATACAAAGCCAAACTAGCAGCAATGGTTGCATTGGGGTCTGCTGGTGTAATCGGCATAATCAATGTGACATGGACTGTGATCCTAAGGGAAAGATGGGCAGGGTTGTTCACAAATGATGTGCAAGTCAAAGCCTTGGTTGCCTCAGTTATGCCTATCATGGGGCTCTGTGAGCTTGGCAACTGTCCACAAACCACAGGCTGTGGCATCATACGTGGCACAGCGCGGCCCGCCGTGGGTGCCCATATcaatttttggtcattttactTTGTGGGCACTCCTGTTGCTGTGGGACTAGCCTTCTGGCTCAAGTTTGGGTTTAGTGGGTTGTGGTGTGGCCTCCTTTCTGCTCAGGTAGCCTGTGTATTCTCAGTCCTTTATGTTGTACTGGTACGTACAAATTGGGAGGCTGAGGCTTTGAAGGCTAGGAATCTCACTGGGTTAGAGATGTGTCCATCTAATGGTGAAGAATGTGACAATGATGAAGAAAGCAACAGGTTATTGGTAAATGGTAACATCTATAATGTTTGCTAG